In one Cytobacillus sp. IB215665 genomic region, the following are encoded:
- the acnA gene encoding aconitate hydratase AcnA codes for MTKQDVFQARSSFEVNGKKYNYFQLSSLQKLGNITRLPYSIKVLLESVLRQVDGRVITKEHVENLAKWGTKDIKAIDVPFKPSRVILQDFTGVPAVVDLASLRKAMADMGGDPDKINPEIPVDLVIDHSVQVDKAGSADALNFNMDLEFERNAERYKFLSWAQKSFDNYRAVPPATGIVHQVNLEYLANVVQAVEEENGEFVAYPDSLVGTDSHTTMINGIGVLGWGVGGIEAEAGMLGQPSYFPVPEVIGVKLTGALPNGTTATDLALKVTQVLRAKGVVGKFVEFYGPGVAELPLADRATISNMAPEYGATCGFFPVDEEALEYMRLTGRSEEQVKVVEAYCKANGMFFTADAEDPIFTDVIEINLSAIEANLSGPKRPQDLIPLTNMKEAFNTALTAEAGNQGFGLDKAELDKKVAVKLANGNETMMETGAIAIAAITSCTNTSNPYVLVGAGLVAKKAVEKGLEVPEYVKTSLAPGSKVVTGYLKDAGLLPYLEQLGFNVVGYGCTTCIGNSGPLAEEIEEAVAKNDLLVTSVLSGNRNFEGRIHPLVKGNYLASPPLVVAYALAGTVDIELQKDVIGKDKDGNDVYMNDIWPTMEEVKEVVNQTVTPELFRKEYEQVFDDNERWNEIETSEEALYSWDEESTYIQNPPFFEGLSKEPGTVQNLKGLRVVAKFGDSVTTDHISPAGSIGKDTPAGKYLQEQGVTPRDFNSYGSRRGNDRVMTRGTFANIRIRNQIAPGTEGGWTTHWPTGEIMSIYEACMKYKEEDTGLVVLAGNDYGMGSSRDWAAKGTNLLGIKTVIAESFERIHRSNLVLMGVLPLQFKQGESAESLGLTGKETIEVAIDETVRPRDHVKVTATDEAGNQKEFEVLVRFDSEVEIDYYRHGGILQMVLRDKLHG; via the coding sequence ATGACAAAGCAAGACGTTTTTCAAGCGCGTTCTTCATTTGAGGTTAATGGAAAAAAGTATAATTATTTTCAATTAAGTTCTTTACAAAAATTAGGTAACATTACTCGCCTACCATATTCTATTAAAGTTTTGTTGGAATCAGTTTTACGTCAAGTTGACGGTCGAGTAATTACAAAAGAGCATGTGGAAAATTTAGCTAAATGGGGCACTAAGGATATAAAAGCCATAGATGTACCTTTTAAGCCATCACGTGTTATTTTACAGGATTTCACAGGAGTACCAGCTGTCGTTGATTTAGCGTCACTGCGTAAAGCTATGGCAGATATGGGTGGAGATCCAGATAAAATTAACCCTGAAATTCCTGTAGATTTAGTAATTGATCACTCTGTACAGGTTGATAAAGCAGGTAGTGCAGATGCGTTAAACTTTAACATGGACTTAGAATTTGAGCGAAATGCAGAGCGTTATAAATTTTTAAGCTGGGCTCAAAAATCTTTTGATAATTATCGTGCTGTACCACCAGCTACTGGTATCGTTCACCAAGTAAATTTAGAGTACTTAGCAAATGTTGTTCAAGCGGTTGAAGAGGAGAATGGCGAATTTGTTGCTTATCCTGATTCGCTTGTAGGTACGGATTCACATACGACAATGATCAATGGTATAGGAGTTCTAGGCTGGGGTGTTGGTGGTATAGAAGCAGAGGCAGGTATGCTAGGACAACCATCTTATTTTCCAGTTCCTGAAGTCATCGGTGTGAAGCTAACAGGAGCTTTACCGAATGGCACTACAGCGACTGATTTAGCATTAAAAGTAACTCAAGTACTTCGTGCTAAAGGTGTTGTAGGAAAATTTGTTGAGTTTTATGGACCAGGTGTTGCTGAATTACCACTTGCAGATCGTGCGACAATTTCTAATATGGCTCCAGAATACGGGGCAACTTGTGGTTTCTTCCCAGTTGATGAGGAAGCGCTTGAATATATGCGTTTAACAGGACGTTCAGAAGAACAAGTGAAAGTTGTTGAAGCTTACTGTAAAGCTAATGGTATGTTCTTTACAGCTGATGCAGAAGATCCTATCTTTACTGATGTGATTGAGATCAACTTATCAGCAATAGAAGCCAACCTTTCAGGACCAAAACGTCCACAAGATTTAATACCACTTACTAATATGAAGGAAGCATTTAATACAGCTTTAACAGCAGAAGCTGGCAACCAAGGATTTGGGTTAGATAAAGCTGAATTAGATAAAAAAGTAGCTGTCAAATTAGCAAACGGTAATGAGACAATGATGGAGACTGGTGCGATTGCGATTGCTGCTATCACATCTTGTACGAATACTTCAAATCCGTATGTTCTAGTTGGAGCTGGATTAGTAGCGAAAAAAGCAGTTGAAAAGGGCTTGGAAGTTCCTGAATATGTAAAAACATCATTAGCTCCTGGCTCTAAAGTTGTTACTGGATACCTAAAAGATGCTGGTTTACTCCCATACTTAGAGCAACTTGGTTTTAACGTAGTTGGTTATGGTTGTACAACATGTATCGGTAACTCAGGTCCATTGGCAGAGGAAATTGAAGAAGCAGTTGCGAAAAATGATTTATTAGTTACTTCAGTACTTTCTGGTAATCGAAATTTTGAAGGTCGTATTCATCCTTTAGTCAAAGGAAATTACTTAGCATCACCTCCATTAGTTGTTGCTTACGCTCTTGCAGGTACTGTTGATATTGAATTGCAAAAAGATGTAATTGGAAAAGATAAAGACGGTAACGACGTTTACATGAACGATATTTGGCCAACTATGGAGGAAGTAAAAGAAGTTGTTAATCAAACAGTTACACCAGAATTGTTTAGAAAAGAATACGAACAAGTATTTGATGACAATGAGCGTTGGAATGAAATAGAGACTTCTGAAGAAGCATTGTATAGTTGGGATGAAGAATCTACTTATATTCAAAATCCACCGTTCTTTGAAGGGTTATCAAAAGAGCCAGGGACTGTACAAAACTTAAAAGGCTTAAGAGTAGTTGCTAAATTTGGAGACTCTGTCACTACAGACCATATTTCACCTGCTGGTTCAATTGGTAAAGATACTCCTGCTGGTAAATATCTACAAGAACAAGGTGTAACGCCACGAGACTTTAACTCTTATGGTTCTCGACGTGGAAATGACCGAGTGATGACAAGGGGTACATTTGCTAATATTAGAATACGTAACCAAATTGCTCCAGGTACAGAAGGCGGTTGGACTACTCATTGGCCAACTGGCGAGATCATGTCAATATATGAAGCATGTATGAAGTATAAGGAAGAAGATACGGGACTTGTTGTATTAGCTGGCAATGACTATGGAATGGGAAGTTCACGTGACTGGGCTGCTAAAGGAACGAACCTTCTAGGAATCAAAACTGTTATTGCTGAAAGCTTTGAACGTATTCATCGTAGTAATCTTGTTCTTATGGGTGTTCTACCTCTACAGTTTAAACAAGGTGAAAGTGCTGAAAGCTTAGGGTTAACTGGGAAAGAAACAATCGAAGTTGCTATCGATGAAACTGTAAGACCACGAGACCATGTAAAAGTGACAGCTACTGATGAAGCGGGTAATCAAAAAGAATTCGAAGTACTTGTGAGATTTGATAGTGAAGTTGAAATTGACTACTATCGCCACGGTGGTATTTTACAAATGGTTCTTCGTGACAAGTTACACGGATAA
- the sspO gene encoding small acid-soluble spore protein O, protein MGKRKANHVIPGMNDAKSQGMGAGYNEEMQNEPLTAEQRANNKKRKKNQ, encoded by the coding sequence ATGGGCAAACGTAAAGCAAACCATGTCATCCCTGGTATGAATGATGCAAAATCACAAGGAATGGGTGCGGGTTATAATGAAGAAATGCAAAATGAGCCATTGACTGCTGAGCAAAGAGCGAACAATAAGAAGAGAAAGAAAAATCAATAA
- a CDS encoding small acid-soluble spore protein P, translating to MDENNTKGIRKNAPDGENPGQPEPLDGSKKVKNHNHTRQKHNKGHDM from the coding sequence ATGGATGAAAATAATACTAAAGGAATTCGAAAAAATGCTCCTGATGGTGAAAACCCTGGTCAGCCTGAACCATTAGACGGATCGAAAAAAGTGAAAAATCATAACCATACGAGACAGAAGCATAATAAAGGACATGATATGTAA